The following DNA comes from Curtobacterium sp. 9128.
GACGCGTCCGAACACCGTGGTGCGTCAGGGCTCCTCGGTGAGCGCTCCGCCGCCGAACATCTCCTGATCAGCACTTTTCACGCGCTTCACGCAGTACCCGGAGGTCTCCTCGCATGGCCGAGCTCACCCGTCGTCACGTCGTCGTCGTCGCTGGGGGCATCTCGCACGAGCGTGATGTCTCCCTGCGCTCGGGCCGGCGCGTGGCTGACTCGCTGACGGGGTACGGCTGGCAGGTCGACCTCCGGGACGCTGACGCGTCCCTGCTGCCGGCCCTCACCGAGTCCCGCCCGGACGTCGTGTGGCCGGCCCTGCACGGAGCGTCCGGCGAGGACGGCGCGCTCCGCGGCATCCTGGAGGCCCTGGACATCCCCTTCGTCGGCTCACGTTCCACGTCGGCCCGGCTGGCATGGGACAAGCCCACGGCGTCCGCGTTGGTCGCCAGGACCGGCGTGCACACCCCGCGCTCGGTGACGTTGTCCCACGACGTCTTCCGCGAGCTCGGTGCTGTCGGGGTCCTCGAGAGCATCGCGGCAGAGCACCCGGTCCCGCTCGCGGTGAAGCCAGCACGGGGCGGGAGCGCGCAGGGCGTCACGCTCGTCGAGGACACGAACGACCTCCCGCGAGCGATGGTGACCGCGTACACGTACTGCGACGACGTCGTCGTCGAGCAGCTCATCCGTGGCACCGAGGTGGCCGTGGGGATCATCGACACGGGCGACGGTCCCGTGGCCCTGGCTCCGGTCGAGATCGTGCCCAGGAACGGCTTCTACGGCTTCGAGGCACGGTACAACGCGGGGGAGACGACGTTCTACACGCCGGCCCGTCTCTCGGACGAGCACGCGGCGGCAGCAGCGTCGGCGGCCGTCGCTGCCCACAGTGCGCTCGGTCTCCGGCACATCTCCCGCGTCGACCTGATCATCGACGGCGCGGGGACCCCCTGGTTCCTGGAGGCGAACGTGCTCCCGGGTCTCACCGAGACCTCCCTGGTGCCGCAAGCACTGTCCGCGTCGGGGTTCGACCTCGGGTGGACGTACGCCGAACTCGCCGAGCAGGCGATGCGCGACCACAACGCGTAGTCGCGAATGCCCCGTGCGAGGGTTACCCGAGTGCGTGTTCCACGTGGAACGTCCATCGCAGCCGCGGTGATCGGCGCCGCTCTCGGAGGAGTCTTCTGGTCCGAGTGGGTGCACGCCCGTGCGTCCACTCGTCGTCTCGGCACCGCTCGGATCGGGAGAACGAGCCACGGCGTCGTCGTGGTGCTCGGGTTCGCAGACCCGGGGCCCACCGCGAACAGCATCAACCGATGGCGCGCACGGATGGCCGTCCGGTCTGCCGTGCCGGGATCCTCGACGATCATCACCAGTGGGGGATCGGTCCGTGGAGCCGTCGCTGAGGCGACCCTCCTCGCCCGGCACATCCGCTCCGATCTCGGCTGGAACGGCCCGCTGATCGAGGAGACGGCGAGTACCAGCACCTGGGAGAACGTCCGCAACGTGATCCCCGATCTCGAGTCCGCGGACTGGATCGTCTTCGCGTCGAACGCGCTGCACGCCGAGAAGGCGCGCGAGTACCTGCGGCGACAGCGCCCCGACCTCGCTGCGCGCCTCGTGCGCGGCCGGGAACACCGCTTCGGGGAGATGTCCTACGTGAAGCCGTTGTTCGCCGTGGTGGGGCTCCTGAAGCTGCGCGCGCTGCGCTGACGGACCGCCGAGTGTTCCACGTGGAACACTCGCGCTGCTGTCGGCAGCGCTGCTCTCAGCAGCATGCCGTGCGCGCGGTCCCGCACGGGGAGACGCTGAGCACATGGCTGATTCACCCTCCATCCCGATGTTCGACATGCATGCGCGTCGAGAGCTGCTCGAGCGGCGGGTCCTCGTCCTCGACGGGGCACTCGACGACGACAACGGCACGCTCCTCATGACGCAGCTGCTCACGCTGAGCGCTGACGACCCCGCCACAGACATCCAGCTCTGGATCCATTCGCCCGGTGGCTCCGTCCCCGCGATGCTCGCGATCCGCGACCTCATGCGGGCAATCCCGAACGACGTGAGCACGCTCGTCCTCGGCATGGCCTGCAGTGCCGGACAGTTCCTGCTCTCCGCCGGGGCGCCGGGGAAGCGCCGCGCATTCCAACACTCCCGCGTCCTGATGCACCAAGGGTCAGCGGGCATCGGTGGTTCGGCCGTGGACATCGAGTTGCAAGCAGACGCCCTGCGCTCCACCCGCGACACCGTGCTCGGACTCATCGCGAGCGACACCGGGCAGCCACTCGACCGCGTCTTCGAGGACTCGCTCCACGACCACTGGTACTCCGCCCAGGAAGCACTGGACTACGGGTTCGTCGACGTCGTCCTCACGAGCGCCGAGGACATCGTTCCCACGCCGCGGGCCGGACGATCGCGGACGGGCTTCGTCGGTACCGGCGTCGACGGTGTGGGACTGGAGGTGGCGCGATGAGCAGCTACACGATCCCCAACGTCGTCGCCCGTGATGCGCGCGGCGAACGCATCATGGATGTCTACTCCCACCTGCTCACCGAGCGCATCGTCTACCTCGGTACCGCGATCGACGCCGGGGTCGCGAACACCCTCATCGCGCAGCTGCTGTACCTGGAGTCCGACAACCCGGACTCGGAGGTCCAGCTCTACGTCAACTGCGACGGGGGAGACCCCAGCGCGATGCTCGGCATCTACGACACGATGCGCTTCCTCAAGCCCGACGTCGCGACGACCTGCGTCGGACAGGCCGTGGGAGTCGGAGCTGCTCTCCTCGCTGCCGGCGCTGCAGGCAAGCGTGCGGCCCTGCCACATGCGCGAGTAGTCCTCCATCAACCGGCGTCACAGGGGCAGGGGACGATCCCGGACCTCATCCTGCAGGCGGACGAGCTCGTGCGCATCCGGAGCGACATGGAAGCGATCGTGGCGGAGCACTCCGGGCAGACGGCCGCACGCCTCCGCGCCGACACGGACCACGACCGCGTGTTCTCGGCCATCCAGGCCCGTGAGTACGGACTGATCGACCACGTCCTCGCGGCACGCTGAGGTCAGGCCGCCAGCGCGAACTCCGTCCGGACCTGCGAGCCGGCGCTGGAGTCGTTGTTCGCGCGCGCTCTGAGTCCTTCGGCGACAGCACTGGTGAGGTCGAGGA
Coding sequences within:
- a CDS encoding ATP-dependent Clp protease proteolytic subunit, producing the protein MSSYTIPNVVARDARGERIMDVYSHLLTERIVYLGTAIDAGVANTLIAQLLYLESDNPDSEVQLYVNCDGGDPSAMLGIYDTMRFLKPDVATTCVGQAVGVGAALLAAGAAGKRAALPHARVVLHQPASQGQGTIPDLILQADELVRIRSDMEAIVAEHSGQTAARLRADTDHDRVFSAIQAREYGLIDHVLAAR
- a CDS encoding ATP-dependent Clp protease proteolytic subunit produces the protein MADSPSIPMFDMHARRELLERRVLVLDGALDDDNGTLLMTQLLTLSADDPATDIQLWIHSPGGSVPAMLAIRDLMRAIPNDVSTLVLGMACSAGQFLLSAGAPGKRRAFQHSRVLMHQGSAGIGGSAVDIELQADALRSTRDTVLGLIASDTGQPLDRVFEDSLHDHWYSAQEALDYGFVDVVLTSAEDIVPTPRAGRSRTGFVGTGVDGVGLEVAR
- a CDS encoding D-alanine--D-alanine ligase; this encodes MAELTRRHVVVVAGGISHERDVSLRSGRRVADSLTGYGWQVDLRDADASLLPALTESRPDVVWPALHGASGEDGALRGILEALDIPFVGSRSTSARLAWDKPTASALVARTGVHTPRSVTLSHDVFRELGAVGVLESIAAEHPVPLAVKPARGGSAQGVTLVEDTNDLPRAMVTAYTYCDDVVVEQLIRGTEVAVGIIDTGDGPVALAPVEIVPRNGFYGFEARYNAGETTFYTPARLSDEHAAAAASAAVAAHSALGLRHISRVDLIIDGAGTPWFLEANVLPGLTETSLVPQALSASGFDLGWTYAELAEQAMRDHNA
- a CDS encoding YdcF family protein, producing the protein MIGAALGGVFWSEWVHARASTRRLGTARIGRTSHGVVVVLGFADPGPTANSINRWRARMAVRSAVPGSSTIITSGGSVRGAVAEATLLARHIRSDLGWNGPLIEETASTSTWENVRNVIPDLESADWIVFASNALHAEKAREYLRRQRPDLAARLVRGREHRFGEMSYVKPLFAVVGLLKLRALR